In Oryza brachyantha chromosome 2, ObraRS2, whole genome shotgun sequence, a single window of DNA contains:
- the LOC102722466 gene encoding thioredoxin M1, chloroplastic, whose product MASSPLAVPVAKAASTPPFAVSVAAAVAPQRRLLPQCRGVRAAPLRLRSGRGRGRGASVVRAAQGQETSFQVPDVTKSTWQSLVVESELPVLVEFWASWCGPCKMIDPVIGKLSKEYEGKLNCYKLNTDENPDITTQFGIRSIPTMMIFKNGEKKDTVIGAVPESTLVSSIDKYVGR is encoded by the exons ATGGCCTCCTCCCCGCtcgccgtccccgtcgccaAGGCCGCGTCGACCCCTCCCttcgccgtctccgtcgccgccgcggtagCCCCGCAgcgtcgcctcctcccgcaGTGCCGGGGAGTCCGCGCTGCCCCGCTCCGGCTCCGCTCGggacgcggccgcggccgcggcgcgtcCGTGGTGCGCGCTGCCCAGGGCCAGGAGACCTCCTTCCAAG TTCCTGATGTAACTAAGTCAACGTGGCAGTCACTTGTGGTGGAGAGTGAGCTTCCGGTTCTCGTTGAGTTTTGGGCTTCATGGTGCGGGCCATGCAAAATGATAGATCCTGTCATCGGCAAACTTTCAAAAGAATATGAAGGAAAGCTGAACTGCTACAAGCTCAACACTGATGAAAACCCCGACATAACAACACAGTTTGGGATAAGAAGCATTCCGACAATGATGATATTCAAGAACGGTGAGAAGAAAGACACGGTGATCGGAGCTGTGCCCGAGAGCACCCTGGTTAGCAGCATCGACAAGTATGTTGGGAGGTGA